The following proteins are co-located in the Besnoitia besnoiti strain Bb-Ger1 chromosome Unknown contig00007, whole genome shotgun sequence genome:
- a CDS encoding uncharacterized protein (encoded by transcript BESB_073150), which yields MFGCQSPSASSRAASASSPSPASGETPWGSARRREPCASPKLPSLSPEPRPFKDGDDLETSDDATLAATSPRAAAREGKKDGKKSRASPASPPPAPSVAVQEKRRGAKKSASVASGKRQADSCAERAPASLGENGEEKQKQAPLSACPCCSEARGSSTAGISSASVSQDSASPSLSLALIDASLDEGLRLQAMRRQSLSPTTARLLRRGERAELNLRAFHVITTPTGLLPWTGGDEHEEDRFRGPEESSVRQEEGSKRRGGKRAKGEDAGADPDEGAQRRKAETATSGEDTRSSRLGDEESQEDVKGGRTQGCSRNDSTCEELETQDALERASGELTTPQEAETVPSAKGEGPGSGAGPHSASGTQATREGSCAEQDAARLQVATGDEQDVGKERTGNGVEQAPSSFPSSPLPSSLSSSPSPASPPASPCLCSSAAPDTMEEISFSLEALWQSFEDASVYGLEIPFLDAHDNLSYVVYIPYISALHLYPAASPPSPSLTPLLPEAQVPPLPPAAVSEQGTPVSSRGWSRTQVQGEPAAAASGAGGAKGSDSRKERKTGAEDARKNEAKKKESDPLPLSLPVEVRRTAPAGAPRPATAPSFKYMEVRLLYQRRPLYQQIERLLQGEEVMQSQLLNLLVAQSHELNQDISWLCIYWQAVQRDFSMTPAPSYLVYYRLRATREHRGERFTLRRFATVPSRLDLPFLIKNHAPLRASSFAGEDETVQKSPLASSVREIAEQRVKLAGKAASVERVSCEDEEASSRVDPARGPREGDRDEANGERREREEREEVDRAERAATEFTNKMENEVAKVTEWLRELRLNHPDFEHIKARGLGKLPPPSRGPGA from the exons ATGTTCGGGTGCCAATCGCCGAGCGCGTCGTCACgggccgcgtcggcgtcgtctccctcgccggctTCCGGCGAAACCCCCTGGGGCAGCGCTCGTCGCCGGGAGCCCTGTGCGTCGCCGAAGTTGCCTTCTTTGTCTCCTGAGCCGCGCCCGTTCAAGGATGGCGACGACCTCGAGACGTCAGACGACGCGACACTCGCTGCGACGTctccgagagcggcggcgagagaaggaaagaagGATGGCAAGAAATCCCGAGCGTCGCCCGCTTcaccgcctccggcgccttcaGTGGCCGTACAAGAGAAAAGGAGgggggcgaagaagagcgccAGCGTCGCGAGCGGCAAGCGACAGGCAGACAGttgcgccgagcgcgcgccagcgtccCTTGGAGAGAATGGAGAAGAGAAACAGAAACAGGCGCCTCTCTCAGCGTGTccctgctgcagcgaggcgcgcgggtcCTCCACAGCGGGcatctcctctgcgtctgtgtcTCAAgactctgcttcgccttcgctttctctcgcaCTCATCGACGCCTCTCTAGACGAAGGGCTGCGCCTTCAGGCCATGAGACGGCAGTCGCTGTCGCCGACGACAGCCAGGCTgctgcgaagaggcgagagagcggagctGAATCTCCGCGCGTTCCACGTCATCACGACCCCCACGGGGCTTCTCCCGTGGACTGGAGGGGATGAACATGAGGAAGACAGGTTTCGAGGCCCAGAAGAGAGCTCTGTGCGCCAAGAGGAGGGCAGCAAGCGTCGAGGAGGGAAGCGAGCCAAAGGCGAAGATGCGGGGGCAGACCCTGACGAAGGAGCGCAACGCAGGAAGGCCGAGACGGCAACCTCAGGAGAAGACACACGAAGCAGCCGActcggcgacgaagagagccAGGAAGACGTGAAAGGGGGACGGACGCAAGGCTGCAGCCGAAACGACAGCACGTGCGAGGAGCTTGAGACGCAGGACGCCTTGGAGAGGGCAAGCGGCGAACTGACAACGCCGCAGGAAGCTGAAACCGTCCCTTCTGCCAAAGGCGAGGGGCCTGGTTCAGGCGCAGGTCCCCACAGCGCCTCAGGGACACAAGCGACGCGAGAAGGGAGCTGTGCTGAACAAGACGCAGCCCGCTTGCAGGTCGCGACCGGAGATGAGCAAGACGTTGGCAAGGAGCGTACTGGAAACGGCGTAGAGCAGGCTCCGTCCTCGTTCCCTAGCTCTCCTCTCCcatcttctctttcttcgtcgccttcacctgcttctccgcctgcctcgccaTGTTTGTGTTCCAGTGCAGCTCCGGACACGATGGAAGAAATTAGCTTCTCGCTTGAGGCGCTGTGGCAATCGTTCGAGGACGCGAGTGTATACGGTCTCGAGATCCCGTTCCTGGATGCACACGACAACCTCTCCTACGTCGTTTACATTCCCTATATCTCCGCGCTGCATCTGTaccccgccgcgtctccgccttcgccctcgctgactcctctgctgcctgaGGCTCAagtgccgcctctgcctcccgcAGCTGTCTCCGAGCAGGGGAcacctgtctcctcgcgcggctggagcCGGACGCAGGTCCagggcgagcccgcggcggctgcgtcggGAGCAGGAGGGGCGAAGGGTTCCGACAGCCGGAAGGAGCGGAAaacgggcgcggaggacgcaagGAAGAATGAAgcaaagaagaaggagagcgaTCCTTTGCCTCTGAGTCTTCCCGTCGAAGTGCGGCGAACAGCCCCTGCTGGCGCACCGCGCCCTGCGACCGCCCCGAGCTTCAAGTATATGGAGGTTCGACTTCTCTACCAGCGCCGGCCTCTGTACCAGCAAATCGAGAGACTGCTGCAAGGTGAAGAGGTCATGCAGAGCCAGTTGCTCaatctcctcgtcgcccagTCGCATGAGCTCAACCAGGACATTTCATG GCTGTGCATCTACTGGCAAGCGGTCCAGCGGGACTTCAGCATGACGCCGGCTCCCTCGTACTTGGTGTATtaccgcctgcgcgcgacgcgggagcACCGAGGTGAGCGGTTCACGTTGCGTCGCTTCGCCACGGTCCCCTCGCGGCTGGACCTCCCGTTTCTGATAAAGAAtcacgcgcctctgcgtgcgtcgtcgtttgccggcgaagacgaaacgGTGCAGAAGTCCCCGCTGGCCTCGTCCGTTCGAGAGATCGCCGAGCAGCGGGTGAAACTCGCGGGCAAGGCGGCCTCTGTGGAGCGCGTATcctgcgaagacgaagaggcctcGAGCCGGGTCGACCCGGctcgaggcccgcgggaAGGAgaccgcgacgaggcgaatggcgagcgccgagagcgagaggagcgagaagaggtGGATCGCGCAGAGCGGGCTGCAACCGAGTTCACAAACAAGATGGAAAACGAAGTCGCGAAAGTGACTGAGTGGCTCCGCGAGCTGAGACTTAACCACCCAGACTTCGAGCACATCAAGGCGAGAGGCCTCGGCAAGCTCCCGCCACCCTCCAGAGGCCCCGGAGCGTGA
- a CDS encoding WD domain, G-beta repeat-containing protein (encoded by transcript BESB_073160) translates to MGKRTTDEKRDRAVEGEDIELDLAASPAGQPAERERKRKIKEGETRADAKEEEELEFEDPYGDEFDEEEALAAEMNDAATSESDEEEEDNDGEKEKDELEVVTRAWRPGVDSLAEDEELDFDPSAYEMLHRATMEWSCLSFDIIRDPHAALRTKPPYTAYVVGGTQAETASGNRLFIMKWSDLHKTNKDAKDSDNDDSDDESDDEGSDEDPKLDFRIIAHRGTVNRVRCCPQMNRLVATWSDLGEVNVWDIDKQIKRLDDPGAAGPPPTPHQPPKFTYKGSGVEGYAVDWNPVHTGKLLTGDVEGSVCLWEPQEGGWGVSRIINPANKKSKKMPAARFAGVSDGATVEETQWKIGGSGAGDVFATASNDGGIRMYDTRSSASAPSLALVHAHNSDVNALRWSPVHHDLLLSGDEDGCVKVWDERYGEVPLVVMHWHKKPITSVDWHPTDEATFATSALDDSVALWDMSVEVDEDAVERERASTGAAKNDKEDENTMPEQLMFLHLGQEHISEIKFHPQIHGVVISTACDGFNFFKTCNI, encoded by the exons ATGGGCAAACGCACCACCGACGAAAAG cgcgaccgcgccgtgGAGGGAGAAGACATCGAGCTCGACctggccgcctcgcccgctgggcagcctgcggagagagagcggaagcggAAGATCAAGGAGGGTGAGACGCGTGCCgacgcgaaggaagaagaagaactCGAGTTCGAGGATCCCTACGGCGACGAGTTTGATGAAGAGGAAGCTCTCGCGGCTGAGATGAACGACGCCGCAACAtcggagagcgacgaggaagaagaagacaacgacggagaaaaggaaaaggaTGAGCTGGAA gtcgTCACGCGCGCTTGGCGACCAGGCGTCGACAGCCTCGCAGAAG ATGAAGAGCTCGACTTTGATCCTTCCGCCTACGAGATGCTGCATCGCGCCACCATGGAGTGGTCCTGTCTGTCCTTCGACATCATCCGCGatccgcatgcagcg CTGCGCACAAAGCCGCCGTACACCGCGTACGTAGTAGGCGGGACACAGGCAGAGACGGCCAGCGGCAACCGGCTGTTCATCATGAAGTGGAGCGACTTGCATAAGACGAACAAAGACGCCAAAGACAGCGACAacgacgacagcgacgacgaa AGCGATGATGAGGGGTCAGACGAGGACCCCAAGCTGGACTTCCGCATCATCGCGCATAGAGGCACGGTCAACCGCGTCAGGTGCTGCCCTCAG ATGAACCGCCTCGTGGCGACCTGGTCAGACCTGGGCGAAGTGAACGTGTGGGACATTGACAAGCAGATTAAGCGTCTCGACGACCCCGGCGCTGCGG GCcccccgccgacgccgcaccAGCCTCCAAAGTTCACGTACaagggcagcggcgtcgaggGATACGCGGTCGACTGGAACCCTGTGCAC ACTGGCAAGCTGTTGACAGGCGACGTCGAGGGCAGCGTGTGTCTGTGGGAGCCGCAGGAGGGCGGCTGGGGTGTCTCGCGAATCATCAATCCGGCGAACAAGAAGAGCAAGAAAATGCCGGCTGCGCGGTTTGCCGGCGTGTCTGACGGCGCGACCGTGGAGGAAACTCAGTGGAAAATTGGAGGGAGTGGCGCCGGTGACGTCTTCGCGACAGCTTCCAACGACGGAGGAATTCG CATGTACGACactcgcagcagcgcctccgcgccttcgctggcgctcgtGCATGCCCACAACAGCGACGTCAACGCCCTCCGGTGGTCGCCAGTGCACCACGACCTCCTCCTTTCCG GAGACGAAGATGGCTGCGTCAAGGTCTGGGACGAGCGCTACGGCGAGGTGCCTCTCGTCGTCATGCACTGGCACAAGAAGCCGATCACC TCTGTGGACTGGCACCCCACCGACGAGGCGACGTTTGCGACGTCCGCTCTCGACGACAGCGTGGCGCTGTGGGACATGTCGGTTGAAgtcgacgaagacgcggtggagcgcgagagggcctccacaggcgccgcgaagaacgACAAAG aagacgagaacACGATGCCCGAGCAGCTCATGTTCCTTCACTTGGGACAGGAGCACATCTCTGAAATCAAATTCCATCCGCAGATCCACGGCGTTGTGATTTCGACCGCATGCGACGGCTTCAACTTCTTCAAAACGTGCAACATCTGA
- a CDS encoding uncharacterized protein (encoded by transcript BESB_073170) yields MEALLEPVTLSSNLGEARPRRATAAAISQDSDADAAPDADVAARDASPKKPTLWSKAGRQTRLNLLAYEPKKWQYTDEKGVTQGPASALKILKWLEAGLFNGRGDEIFFSAVGSKDKPACLADALPAILEDAYFSMEKQIAPRTFAEEKPEEPEIVEEPPMQFAEDVFSTEAALDIQKLHKSFGSCDLMVWLVPHQKHRLDDDDGGGREFRQPPKIYKIPVHSALLRISSPIWLSELTVIEERMRTRMKYQQLDESQVMMKYVIETSYPAAIRAVIQYIYGYRQELLQGDPFLMVSVYKEADKLEMRRLQAEVLRALSVPMSIGPLVALARAAEVLKVYPLLSEIIRILADSAYALFSGMRHLQLGPRGLQLLLNQDNIQLDELQIYICASAWLSQQDIPQTSWFYTVDSPRPMSSRPLSPTSVALSDSGHSRGAGRSTSKSKKDKKDNGLFADGTEDTRHDKKEDPKNRREEVVMAVYQSIRFDAMSPTQINACRDPRLDSLLLDACLRKFVHAEKKARVFPWTANDQFAVECDGSMFPVLVTRKSQLTASNKRTNQGSATWAWTVGDPRLVNEAMWAVEVVHTAKGRLHLGIAIEDRVSHTRIVCYLDPVEKIFVTGTITSDPSAVSYRTAQAGGCVKWSRRLARGDIVIVRVSVAISVLHLTIQVLRCKNMTASFMLPLRSPVRFPGQFLQRPFVTVWPFLEAFDFGDTLGVAEIQPNSIDIQ; encoded by the exons ATGGAGGCCCTTCTGGAGCCCGTGACCCTGTCCTCGAATttgggcgaggcgcgacctCGGCGGGCGACCGCTGCCGCGATCAGCCAGGATTCCGatgccgacgcggcgcctgacGCCGATGtcgccgcgagggacgcgTCGCCAAAGAAGCCGACGCTCTGGTCAAAGGCGGGTCGACAGACCCGACTGAATCTGCTCGCGTATGAGCCCAAAAAATGGCAGTACACCGATGAGAAAGGCGTCACCCAG GGCCCAGCGTCGGCACTGAAAATTCTCAAGTGGCTGGAGGCAGGGCTTTTCAAcggacgcggcgacgagatTTTCTTCAGTGCCGTTGGCTCAAAGGACAAGCCTGCGTGTCTAGCCGACGCACTCCCAGCGATTTTGGAAG ATGCCTACTTTTCCATGGAGAAACAGATCGCGCCTCGGACCTTCGCTGAGGAAAAGCCGGAGGAGCCGGAAATTGTTGAGGAGCCGCCGATGCAGTTTGCAGAAGACGTCTTTTCCACGGAAGCTGCCTTGGACATCCAGAA ATTGCACAAGAGCTTCGGGTCTTGCGATCTCATGGTGTGGCTGGTGCCGCACCAGAAGCACCGCCTcgatgacgacgacggcggaggacgagag TTCCGGCAGCCGCCGAAGATCTACAAGATTCCCGTCCAcagcgcgctgctgcgcattTCGTCGCCGATCTGGTTAAGTGAACTGACCGTCATCGAAGAGAGAATGCGAACGCGAATGAAATACCAGC AACTCGACGAGTCTCAGGTCATGATGAAGTACGTGATCGAGACGTCTTACCCCGCAGCCATTCGCGCTGTGATTCAATATATCTACGG CTATCGCCAGGAGCTTCTCCAAGGAGATCCGTTTTTGATGGTGTCGGTGTACAAGGAAGCCGACAAACTCGAGAtgcgacgcctgcaggcggaagtcctccgcgcgctcagTGTCCCCATGAGCATTGGgcctctcgtcgcgctcgccagagCTGCCGAAGTTCTCAAAGTCTACCCCCTCCTTTCCGAAATCATTCGAATCCTCGCGGACAGCGCCTACGCGCTCTTCTCGG GCATGCGGCATCTGCAGCTGGGGCCCCGCgggctgcagctcctgctgAATCAGGACAACATTCAACTCGACGAGTTGCAGATCTAcatctgcgcgagcgcgtggcTGTCGCAGCAGGACATCCCACAGACATCGTGGTTTTACACAGTcgactcgccgcggccgatgTCTTCCCGTCCGCTGTCGCCCACCTCCGTGGCTTTGTCTGACTCTGGGCACTCAAGGGGCGCGGGCAGAAGCACGTCCAAGTCGAAGAAGGACAAGAAAGACAACGGGCTCTTCGCCGACGGCACCGAGGACACGCGACACGACAAAAAAGAGGATCCCAAAAATCGCAGAGAGGAAGTCGTCATG GCGGTTTACCAGTCCATCCGATTCGACGCGATGTCACCGACCCAGATCAACGCCTGCAGAGATCCGCGGCTGGACTCTCTTCTCCTGGACGCCTGTCTTCGGAAATTCGTCCACGCTGAGAAAAAAGCCCGCGTCTTCCCGTGGACG GCTAACGACCAGTTCGCCGTCGAGTGCGACGGCAGCATGTTTCCGGTGCTGGTCACGCGCAAGTCGCAGCTGACTGCGTCGAACAAGCGCACGAATCAGGGCTCGGCGACCTGGGCATGGACCGTCGGCGACCCGCGGCTGGTGAACGAGGCGATGTGGGCTGTGGAGGTCGTCCACACCGCCAAGGGACGGCTCCACTTGGGCATTGCCATCGAAGATCGCGTCTCCCACACCC GAATTGTCTGCTACCTCGACCCTGTCGAGAAGATCTTTGTGACCGGGACGATCACGAGCGACCCATC CGCGGTTTCGTATCgcacggcgcaggcggggggcTGCGTGAAGTGGTCCAGGAGGCTCGCGAGGGGCGACATCGTGATtgtccgcgtctccgtcgcgatCTCCGTGCTTCACCTCACCATCCAAGTGCTTCGCTGCAAAAACATGACCGCGTCCTTCATGCTTCCTCTGCGGTCGCCCGTG AGGTTCCCGGGGCAGTTTCTGCAGCGGCCCTTCGTAACTGTTTGGCCTTTCCTTGAGGCGTTCGACTTCGGCGACaccctcggcgtcgcggagatTCAGCCGAACTCGATCGACATTCAGTGA